A segment of the Desulfonatronovibrio hydrogenovorans DSM 9292 genome:
CTTCGCTGATCAAGCCTCCGGCCAGAGTGGATCCTTCACGGGTGTGTATCTGCCAGGTGATGATCTTTCTGCTGTAGAGATCAATGATCATGTACAGATAAAAGAACACTCCTCTAACCGGGCCCGGCAGATATGTAATGTCCCAGGTCCAGACCTGATTGGGCTCAGCAGCTGTCAGTTCTTCAGGCCTGTTGTGTCTCTTAGGCTTTGAAGGCTGCCTGTGGGTGTTTTGACCTTCTTCCCGAAGGATGCGGTACATGGTTGCCTCGGACGCCAGGTATGTTTCCTGATCAGCCAGATCCGCAACTATTTGATGCGGACTCAGGTTCCTGTATGCAGGACTGTTGATGGTCTTCAGAATCTTCTGTCGTTCCATTTCACTCAGTTTGTTGGCTGGTGTTTGGCTTGACTCTTTACGTCTGTCTTCAAGTTTCTCAGGACTTCTCCACCTTTGGATGGTCCTGGGACTTAAGCCGGTAATGGCACAAGCTTTTTTCAGCCTGGCTCCTGAACTGCAGGCTTCGTCTATAAGTGTCAGGATGCGCTTTTTCTTCTGGGTCGGGATCAGTCGTCCCTGTTGCCCCCCCAGAGGGCATCCACTTTTTTTTTGAGCACCAGAAGGGCCGTTGTTTCAGCTAAAGCCTTGTCCTTGCGGTTAAGCTCTTTTTGAAGATCTTTGACTTCTTTTTTAAGCTGACGGACATTATTGCCTTTGTTCCTTGATTGATCCTTGGAGAATTCTTTTTTCCATTTCTCCAGATGATGAGTATGTATTCCTTTTTGTCTGCACCAGGCTCCCAGCTGTTCGTCTGTAAGCTTGGCAGATTCAAGCAGGGCATCGAGCTTTTCTTTTGAGGACCAGTCCTGTGGACGTTTCTCATGTTTGGCCATAATGGTATCTCCAGTGCTTTGTGCTTTTTTAAGCCAGTATCGCATGGTTGAACCTGGAACTCCCATGTCCTTGGCGATCTGGGCTTGAGAGTCAGTCCCTGTAAGTACCATTTTGACCACGTTTTCTTTAAATTGCAAAGGGTAAGACATTATAACCAGCTCCTGCCCCTTGTTATGTTGAACATGATAGGATGAAAGGGATTTTTGTTCCAAGAGGAGCCCCCCGGGGGCTCCTCTTGGCCCTCCCTCAAATTTCATCCAAGACGACATCTATCCTGACACATGGGGGTTCTGACCGGGTATTCGAATCGGTAGCCGCCGCTAGTACTGGTCGGAAAACGCACGAAGACCGGCCTCGTCCGATACCTGCGCGAAGTCCATTCAGCCTTTAGCAAGAGGTTGGCGTTGTCGGGTCCTGGATTCTCCAGATTCCTGAGTACTGCATCATAGCGAAACAGCTTGATCCAGACGTATTTAGCCCGACGGAACGAAAGACCGAAACCGCCAATGTCTACAGAACGAATCGGACATCTTCGAATGCGCCGGATCGCCTGTCGTGCTATCCGATAAAGGTCTTCCTCTGCGGGGTCTTCGCCAGAGTTGAGGACTACAATGGCATCGACTCTCCTTAGACTTCCTGCGCTGGTGTTCTTCCGATTCCGAATGTAGTAGCGGAAGCACAGAGGAGTGGTGCCAGTCTCGCTCCAGCGCTTGCGTATCTCGACCCCCTGATGTGCAAGGCTGAGACGGAGTGCAAGGCGAACAGTCGAAAGCCGCCTCCGAACATTGGAACTATTGTGCCAAAGGAGGCTCGATTCCATGACCTCACTCAATGATTCTAAGGGTTCATCTTCTCGACGTGCAAGCGCGAGGCGCGCTGCGTCCAAGAAGATTGATCCGCTCACTGAGTGACCGGTATCGAAAGTGATCGCGATTCGATCGAAGTCATCTCCTCCGAAGTCTTGAGCCCTCGCAGCAAGATGTAGCGCATCAAACGTCTGCAGCGTGCGGGAGGGCATGGGCGTCGCGCATACGATCCCTAGCTGGTTCTTACCATGTAGTACCTCCGTTGGGATCAGTCGCTCAACCGACAGAGCGCGATACGACCCGGCTCCTCGAAGGGCCATAAGGGTAGCTCCAAGAGGAATCGCGTTTCCTCGGATGTACGTCGGATTGCGAAGGATGAAGAGAAGAATGGATGCGGCGACTGCGTTACTGGTAGCAATGATTCGGTCAAACAGCCGAAGGAAATCGCCAGGTGTCAGTTCAACGGTTCCGGATCGGTCAACGAACCGGATATCGGCAATGCCATACTCGGTGCTTCCGTGGGAGATCGCGTTTCGCACGGGGCCAAGAAAGCCGTTTCCAAGCTTTGAAAAACCTAGTCCGGGCAAAAGACTCACCCGATTTGTGAGCGTTTGGTTGCAGTACTGTTTGCCGCGCACACGCTCGAGAACGCCCAAAGGCAGGTTAATCAGATGATTGAAGGCGTGCTCCGTGTACCTCTGGTATTCGGGGAACCAGATGCACTCGAACTCTCCGTAGTCAGCCGGAGAAGACAGTGACGGCAGATGTTCGCGTCCCCAACTCGAGCCCTGGGATACGAGCGAGTGGATCGCATGGCTAAGCTCGCGTGCCTGTACTCGCAGGGTCTCAGCGGTCTCTGCCGGGTGGACCTCAAGAAGATCGATTAAAACTTCAATGTCATCGTCGTAGACGTACTTGAGAGGTCGCTTGTCCGCAAAATCGAAGAGCGACAGCGCCCAAGGTTCGCCCTGATGAGCAGCAACCCATCGGGCAAATCGAAGCACAACAGCTCGTTGCCTGGAAGCGGTTTCCAGGCGGACCATCGGGTGCGATGCGAGAAATGCGTTCAGGCTCATTCAGGTATTGCCCTGTTACTCTCTGGTGCCGTCTAACGCCAAGCTCAGCCGAGGAGGCGCGTTAGCGCCGACGTCGGCTGTAGCGCCGTGTTAGGGTCATCTACTGAAGAATGCATCTGGTAATACCTTGCATGACCCAAAATCAAACTGAGTGAGGAACTTCATGGACGGTGCTTTAGCCGTCGATTCGTTAACGATCTTTGAAACGGCTTCAATTTGCGTTCCATCGAGACGTTCATAGCGTTGAATTCTTACGACGAGGGAATTCACATTATCGGTGATATGGTCTCCTGTCTCGGTAAATGCATGGGGGCGCTCACCGTGTATGTACTCCGGAACAGCACTCGCCATGACTTGGGTATAAGCTTGCCCGGTTGTTCCCGATAGCGCTTGTTTGACATTTGGGTTTGATTGGAACAGCGCTGCCATGGTTCTTTCTATCCGAAATGCAACGTCTCCGCATAACCGCGAAATCTTGTCATGATCATCATGTGTGCTGTATTGATGTAACAGGACCAATTGCCAAAGACACTCGTAGTATGCACGCAACTCCGCATAAATCGCTCCAATCTGAGGCGCGATCCTTGGGGCCGCATGTAGGATATTGTGCGCTGCGTGAGTTGTGTTGATCAGCGTGAAACAAACCAGCAGGTCTGGCGACGACTTGTCTCTAGCAAGCACATCATCACCCATTCTCAGAAACGCTTCGGTCATGTTCGCCAACCAATCGGACAGTTGCAGCGCGTCTGGCGTTCGCTTGAATAGACTCCCAAAGAGGCTCATGTATCAATCTCCTTTTCCCCTGGCCTAACGCTTGAGGCGGCGGCCGCTATTGTGCCAGCGGCGATGAATATCGTGGGTGGGATTTGCTCAAACATTTCCTGTGTTGCCTAACAATGTTATTATACGGAATTCAAGAAAACACTTCTCCATATTTCCCCAAAAATTGGTAGCAATTTCTTAAATCTATTGTCAATTCAGCACCTTTCAAAAATCATACTTTCCAACATATTAGTCTGCCTGGGCCGTTTACCCCTCAGGCCAAAAGCCTTCAGGGTTTTGGCCTGGTCAGGGCCTCACTCTCATTGGCACAGAAGGCTGTCTGAAAGATTATGGATAAATGAGATTTGGTAAAATTCAGGCATCAGTATAATGGTGGGCTGTGATGGACAAACAGCCTCAAAGGACTGGTTCCAGTGTTGCGGATGCCATGCTCCGTTCCGGGCAGCACAAGGATATGATCGCCCGGACCCACAGCAGTCCAGTCCTGGTTGACCAGGGCCTCTCCCTGGCCTGATACTATGTAGATGGAATCAGCCTGAATTTCGTGGGTGTGGACCGGCACAGCCACCCCAGGGTCAATGACCAGTTCGGATACACTGACCAGATCTGACTTGCCCTGGGCCACCAGCATGGCCATCCCCACCCCGGCAAATTTGGGATGATCCTGGTATTTCCTTGATTCTGCAGGAGAAAATATGGTTTGCATGGACTGTCTCCTTTATCCTGGCTGCTGAGGCAGTGTTCTAGGGCAGGGTGTTTCAGTTCAACGCTCGGCTTAACCCGACGACTTCGGAGGGCCTGCGAAAAATCCGGTCAGGTTCAAGCCATCTTTAAACTCAATCACAAGGGCCAAGCCACCACATGATTACTTGCCACAAGATCCCTGCAAAACCAACAAGGAAAACAGCGGCCGCGATAATGTTGCCAACCCGAGCTGTTCTTACGTTGTCGAAGTGCTTCAGTTCATCTTTCGCATAGTCGGACAACGTGACCAGAGCTTTCGGGGTCACTTCGTAGTAGTTACCATCCATCATCTTAAGATCACCGGTCTCCACTAGGGAATCCATGACCATCCGCAGATGAGCCTTGTGCTCTTCGTGACCTGGATGGTGAAACCACCATCGCGAGTGCAGCTCCGCGCCTAATAAAAGCGGATGGAACAAAGAGCCTGGCTTCGCTATAGCTTGCTCCGTCAGCATTCTAAGAATGTCCATCCTCTCGCTTCTCACCAGTTGCCGGCGATTGTACAGCTCCTGCGAGAAGCGGTCCTTCCATAACGTTAACCAGTGCCTTCCGAAAACAGTGGCGAGAAGAAAGGAGAAAGAGCTTTCGTAATTGAACTGATAGCCCCGGTAATAGTGCTCAATCCGGAGACGATGGGGTAATGCGGCGAGCGCGCTCATCAGCAACGTCGCATTCCAACCAGCTCGCTGATCTTTCCAGAGAATCCCTGCGTAGCCCCTGAGCTCCTCCTCCTTCACAAGGAACTTCCAGTTGAGGGATGGGATCTCTAAGTAGGTAGCGTAGAAGTCATTTTTCCTAGCACTCTCGCCTGACAGCGGAATCGACCCCGGAGTCGGCCGCCTGAGAGCTTTTCTAATTGCATGACGAAGTAGCATGATTATCCGTTTGTTGCACAACTGAAATTATCCTGAATTCAAAAAAACACTTCTCCATATTCCCCCAAAAATTGGGTAGCAATTTCTTAAATCTATTGTCAACTCAGCACTTTTCAAAAATCATACTTCCCAACATATTAGTCTGCCTGGGCCCTTTAGTTCAAGACCGAGAGGTCAGCTTTATCCAGCAGGCCCTGTGCTTTTCCTGTAATGGGGGACAGAAGCCACTTTTTGACACTTGGGAAAGAAGCTTAACAAACTGTTGAAAATCTCCCAATTGCTGCGTCGCTACAAAAAGTTCAAACTCTTACGTATTCTAAATACGCTTCGACCTTGAACTTTTTTTGCTTCTTGCACTTGGAATTTTTGAACAGTCTGCCGGTTAAGGACTTTTTCAACCCGCTCTACTGACCAAGCTTTCCAGCAATTTCTGCCACCCTGGCCCCCAGCTTGGCCCCGTTTTCCCTGGCCTTTTCATCGGGCTCGCCTTCGCAGGCCGTACCATAGTGGCCAGTGGCACTCATGGGATCACCCACAATGACCATGCCGTAGATCATCATGGCCTGGATAATGGAAAACATGGTGGTTTCCTTGCCACCGGTGGGGTCTCCTGAGGTGGCAAAGGCTGCTCCGACCTTGCCTTCCATCTTTTTTCTCAGGCTGACAAACTCGTCAAACACCCTTTTCAGATCAGCAGCCATGACCCCGAAATAGACCGGAGACCCGGCAATGATCCCCTTGGCATTCTGAAAATCCTCCTTACTCACCTCAGCCGTACTCTTCAGGACAGCCTTGGCTCCATCTACAGTTTCCACTCCCTGGGCAATGGCCTGGGCCAGTTTTTTGGTGTTCCCGGACCTGGAATAGTATAAAACCAGGATCTGCATGCAGTTATCCTCCTTTTTTGATGTATCAGTCTTGGCATCCAGGATTGGAGATACAAAAGTATAACCCTGTTTTCAACCTGAAGCAGCCAGGTCTTTTTTTTGGCTCTTCCGGTTGAAGCGTACTTTTGAGAATTAAACTGCCTCATTTACATTAAGAAGAAGAATATTTCACGCCCGGCCTGAAGCAGGCCTTGAGACCACGGAGCAAGGCATGAGGAAGAGATATAATATTAATATCCCCCGAGTTGGGGGCTATGAATAACATGATCCCCGCCGGGGCGGATGGTCTTTTTCATTACTGCAACTCGCAGGAATGAAAAAATGCCTTCTCTCTTCTCCCAAGCTCTGCGCCTCTAGCGAGTCTTCGAAGCGGGCGAGAGACAAATATTTCTTATCTTTGGCACAAAGATGCGTTCCGCATGGCTTTGAGCCTTTTTCCGGCTACGTACGCTTGAACCGGATGAACCTTTTTCTGTCTGTAATGGCCTGTCTTACCAAAACGCACCAGAAAGCTCCAGGCATCACCTGCCTGTGACCCTGATCAGAGCTTACTTTGGGGTCAATTAATTCTTCTGTCCTTGACAAATTAGAACAGCTGTTCGAAACTAGCGTTCGAAACAATAGCCAGGGACAAACATTGAAAAATACCCAAAAACATAATGGAGACGTCAAAATCCGGCTGATTGAGGCGGCCGGCCAGATCTTTGCTGAATACGGCTACAAAGCCGCCACCATCAGGATGATCTGCACCAGGGCCGGAGCCCATGTGGGTGCAGTCAATTACCATTTCAGGGACAAACAGGGCCTTTTTGCTGCTGTGCTCCAGTATGCCCACCAGTGGTCGGTCCGCAAATATCCCCCTGACCTGGGCCTTAAAGACAGGGCCACTCCGGAAGACCGGCTCAGGGCCTTTATCCGCTCTTTTTTGCTGCGCATCCTGGGTGATGGGGTTCCGGACTGGCACGGCCGGCTCATTACCCGGGAAATAATCCAGCATTCCGAGGCCCTGGACCCCATGGTTACAAACTCTATCCAGCCTTTATACATCTACCTCAAAGAAATCATGGACCAGCTTCTGGACAGCGATCCTGCTGACCAGAGCTGCCAGGAACAGGCCTTTCTCTGCGCCATGAGTGTTCTGGGCCAGTGCCTGAACCACTTTACCGGCCAGAACATTGTTTCCAGAATAAAACCAGAGGGGTTCAACCAGCTGGATATTGAGGGCATTACCGAGCATATAACCCGCTTTTCCCTGGGAGGCATCCAGGACATAAAAAGGAGGAAGAATGAACATATCCCGTAAAAAGCAGCAGGAAATGCTCTGGACCATGATCCTGTCCAGAAAGTTCTCTGACTCCCTGGTGGAGCTGTGCAGGATCGAGGGCAAGATTCCAGGGATGATGATCCTGTCCACCGGTCAGGAAGCTGTGGGCTCAGGGGTCTGTGCCGCCCTGGAGCCAAGCGACGTGATCATCACCAACCACCGCAGCCACAACCACCTTCTGGCCAAGGGAGCCGACCCCAAGGGGCTGATGGCGGAAATTTTCTGCAAAAAAACCGGCTGCAATAAAGGCAAGAGCGGGACCCTGCATCTGGCTGTGCCTGAGGTTAATGCCCCCTGCACCACCACTGTGGTCGGGGCAACCCTGCCCATTGCCGTGGGCCGGGCCTTTGCCCAGCAGTACCAACAGGAGCAGGCAGTAACTGTCTGCTTTTTCGGTGACGGTGCAGCAGATGAAGGCTCATTCCACGAAGCCCTGAACCTGGCTGCCCTGTGGCAGCTCCCGGTCATATTTGTCTGCGAAAACAACCTCTATGCCGGGGCCCAGCGTTATGAAGAACACACCAGGGTCAAGGACATGGCTGAACGGGCCAGGGCCTATGACATGCCCGGCATTATTGTTGACGGCAACGATGCCCTGGCTGTGTACCAGGCCACCCTGGAAGCCAGGCAGCGGGCCCTGGACGGACAAGGCCCGACCCTTATGGAATGCAAGACCTACCGCTGCCGGGGCCACGGTGAAACCGATCCCCAGCACTACCAGCCAAAGGATGAGATCAGGGCCTGGCAGGAAAAATGCCCTATTCCAAGGCTTGGTGACCTGCTCATCAAGTCCGGGGTGATCACTGCTGCTAAGCTGGAGGAAATGGAATCCATGGCCGGAAATATCGTGGAAGAGGCTGTTCATTTTGCTGAGGAAAGCCCGTATCCAGAGCCCCATGAAGCCCTGGAAGATGTTTATGTTTAGCAGGCTGTTGAAAATCTCCCAATTGGCTTGGTCGCTTCAAAAAGTTCAAACTCTTACGTATGGGTAAATACGCTGCGACCTTGAACTTTTTTTGTTTCTTGCACTTGGGATTTTTGAACAGCCTGCCTGATAAGGAGTTTTACAACTTGCAGCTTGACTTAAAAGACCGGAGCCTGTCCGGATTTCGCAATGTTGCAATGTCTGACCGGCCACGGCTCTGTTGGTCAAAACCAGCCCTGACCTGGTTAAACCACAGCTTGAAAAGGTTTTGCCTTACAGAGCCGGGCCAGGGAGTTTGACAACATAAGAAATCCGGATTGGCTCCAGGATAAAATAATGGGTTCCTCGACGTTTCATGTGGATTATTTTAAAGTAAGCTGCTCATCTATTTTTGTGAGCCAAGAGCGATAGGCTGGTGAGTTTTCTTGTGTACGCCAAAAGGGGGAAACCGGACCGCAATGCAGATTTGATTCCACATATATTTCAACTATTAACAAATATTCCCCAAACTTACTCAAACCAAATGGTTAAGAGTCCGGAGGGGGCAGATATCCCCCTTTGGCGGACATTAGAAAACTCCCAGCCGAAAGCGGGGCAAACAAAAATCGTGAGCAGCAATTCCACAACTAACAACGTCGAAGACTGATAATGGTGAAAAGTTGTTATTGATTAAGATACATCAGATGGCCAGGCAGATCCGGCCATAAATAAGCAAGGAAGCAAGCTATGCAGAAATTAGGAATGGGACAGGCCGTAAACCAGGCCTTGAAAGAAGAAATGCACCGCGACCCCAATGTATTCATCGCCGGGGAAGGCGTTGGAGTGAGCATCCATGTCAACCCCATGTTTCCCACCCACGGCCTCCTGGAAGAGTTTGGACCGGGCAGGGTCAAAGACACCCCTGTTTCCGAGGCAGCCATTGCCGGCCTGGCTGTGGGCGCAGCTGAAACAGGGCTCAGGCCTGTGGTGGAGATCATGTTCAATCCTTTTTTCACCCTGGCCTCGGATATGATCGTCAACCACGCAGCCAAGCTCAGATACCTGTCCGGGGGCAAATCATCCTTTCCCCTGGTGGTCCGGATCAAAAGCGGAGCCGGATTCGGAGCCGGATGCCAGCATTCCCACAATTTAGAAGCCTGGGCTGCTCACTGCCCGGGGCTCAAAGTGGTCATGCCCGCAACTGCGGCTGATGCCAAAGGCCTGTTAAAGTCGGCCATCCGGGATGACAATCCAGTGATCTTTATTGAACATATGGGACTTTATTTCGCACCCATGCCGGTACCAGAACAGGACTACCTGACTCCTCTGGGCCAGGCCGATATCAAGCGGCCAGGCCAAGACCTGACCGTGGTCACCTGGTCCGGGATGCTGGGCGTGGCCATGGGCGCAGCTGAAAAACTGAGCCAGGAAGGCATTGAAATGGAAATCGTTGACCTGCGCACCCTGACCCCGTTGGACCGGAAAACCATCCTGGCTTCAGTTGAAAAAACCGGCAGACTGATTGTCCTGCACGAAGCCACCCGGACCGGCGGTTTTGCCGGGGAAATCGCAGCCGTGGTCATGGAGGAGGGATTCAGGTATCTCAAAGCCCCTTTAAGGCGGGTCACCGGACCGGACATCCCGGTCCCGGCCAGCCCTCCCCTGGAGAAATTCTACATCCCTGATCAAAACGACCTGATCCAGGCTGCCCGGGAGATCCTGTAACTGCTTTAAACACGAGCCCGAAAGGGGTGTTTTTCAAACACTTCTGTGGGGGAATATCCTGGCAATGATTCCAGAGAACTAAGCCGGGCATTACAGGGTTCATCCGGCTGAAGCATACTTTTGGAAATATGGGGCTTCAACGTCAGGCCTGGAATTGCTGCTCATCTATTTTGGTTTGCCCCGCTTGCAGCTGGGAGTTTTCTAATGTCCGCCAAAGGGGGATATCTGCCCCCTCCGGACTCTTAATCATTTGGTTTGAATAAGCCTGGGCAATAGTCGTTACCAGCTTAAATACATGGGGAATAAATTCTGGATTGCGGTCCGGTTTCCCCCTTTTGGCGGGCACAAGAAAACTCACCAGCCTATCGCTCTTGCCTCACCAAAATAGATGAGCAGCTTACTTAAAAAATCCACATGAAACATCGAGGAACCGGAAATATTAAAGGGCAATCCAGTGCTGTGCTCAGCAGCTCAAATGAAATCCGGCGGCCACATTACGGCCTTCTGCATAAAGCCGGTTGAACTCCTGGACTGCCCTGGCTGTACTCAGCTCAATCAACTGAGGGCCCTGCTCTTCAAGCTCAGACCTTAAGCCCGGATCAACCCGCAGCAGCCCTGGTCTGCCCCTGCCTATGACCAGATATTCCGGCTGAGCATCAAGGATGTCCTGGACATCTTCCACCAGGACCCTGTGCCCGTTCTGGCGCCACCATCCCGGAATGACCCGGCCCTTGATGATCTTCAAGTCATCGGTATAGTTTTGCCCCATGATCCGCATCCTGCCAAAAGAATATTTTTCAATCATTTCTCATCCTGCCGTCTGTATTCTGGTGCCAGCCTGCATCAGACTGTGACTTTCTGAAATCAAAACCTTCCAGAAAAACTTTTTTCTGTCCAGGGCACGGCGGACTTGTGGCTGTCTGAAATCCTGGACCCCCTTGCCAATTCCAAAAATGCTCCTTAGTTCATATACTTGAAAATTTTCTGACAGACCCATATACTGCAACACACTATTCAACCCTTTGCTGGAGCTCAAGACAATCCTGATGAAATACGACATAGGCATAGATATCGGCTCTGTCAGTATAAATTGTGCGGTCCTGGACAGCCAGGGCCAGGTGGTTTCTGAAACCCCTTACAAACGTCATTTCGGTCTGATCCTGGAAGAAACCAGGTCTACCCTGGATGAAATTTTCGCCCGGTTCAGCCCTGCCCGGGTCCGGTCCATCTCTTTTACCGGCAGCCAGGGCCAGGCCATCAGCCAGCTGGTTGACGCTCCCTTTGAGGTGGAAACCATTGCCCAGGTCCTGGGCACCACCAGAGTCATGCCCGGGGTCCGGACCATCATCGCCATTGGCGGACAGGACGCAGCCCTTTTTCAGCTGGAGTACAACCAGGACAATGAATGGTATCTGGAGGCCTTTAACCTCAATTCACCCTGTGCCTCAGGCACTGGATCGTTCATTGATCAGCAGGCCGAACGCCTGGCCTTTGCCATGTACGGCAATGAATTTGAAATGGATCAGCATAAGCTGCAGGTAGTGCTCCAGGATTTTATCAAGCTGGGTCTGGAAAGCACCTACCCTGCTCCAGTGGCCTGCCGGTGCACGGTATTCACCAAGTCGGACATGATCCACCTCCAGAACAAGGGAGAATCCTTAAGCAATATTATTGCCGGGCTGCACCACGGCACAGCAGCCAATTATTTAAGTACCATTGTCTCCAACCGCAAACTTCATGAACCCATAGCCTTTATCGGGGGCATGGCCTCCAATGAACTCCAGGTCCGGGCCTTTAAAAACTACTATCCTGAACTCCGGGTTCCGCCTCATCACGCTTCTCTGGGGGCCATTGGCACCGCCCTCAGGAGTGCAAAACAGAACATTACCAACTCCATTGACC
Coding sequences within it:
- a CDS encoding cupin domain-containing protein — encoded protein: MQTIFSPAESRKYQDHPKFAGVGMAMLVAQGKSDLVSVSELVIDPGVAVPVHTHEIQADSIYIVSGQGEALVNQDWTAVGPGDHILVLPGTEHGIRNTGTSPLRLFVHHSPPLY
- a CDS encoding transposase, producing the protein MSYPLQFKENVVKMVLTGTDSQAQIAKDMGVPGSTMRYWLKKAQSTGDTIMAKHEKRPQDWSSKEKLDALLESAKLTDEQLGAWCRQKGIHTHHLEKWKKEFSKDQSRNKGNNVRQLKKEVKDLQKELNRKDKALAETTALLVLKKKVDALWGGNRDD
- a CDS encoding flavodoxin family protein, whose amino-acid sequence is MQILVLYYSRSGNTKKLAQAIAQGVETVDGAKAVLKSTAEVSKEDFQNAKGIIAGSPVYFGVMAADLKRVFDEFVSLRKKMEGKVGAAFATSGDPTGGKETTMFSIIQAMMIYGMVIVGDPMSATGHYGTACEGEPDEKARENGAKLGARVAEIAGKLGQ
- a CDS encoding CerR family C-terminal domain-containing protein; its protein translation is MKNTQKHNGDVKIRLIEAAGQIFAEYGYKAATIRMICTRAGAHVGAVNYHFRDKQGLFAAVLQYAHQWSVRKYPPDLGLKDRATPEDRLRAFIRSFLLRILGDGVPDWHGRLITREIIQHSEALDPMVTNSIQPLYIYLKEIMDQLLDSDPADQSCQEQAFLCAMSVLGQCLNHFTGQNIVSRIKPEGFNQLDIEGITEHITRFSLGGIQDIKRRKNEHIP
- a CDS encoding IS3 family transposase; the encoded protein is MGGQQGRLIPTQKKKRILTLIDEACSSGARLKKACAITGLSPRTIQRWRSPEKLEDRRKESSQTPANKLSEMERQKILKTINSPAYRNLSPHQIVADLADQETYLASEATMYRILREEGQNTHRQPSKPKRHNRPEELTAAEPNQVWTWDITYLPGPVRGVFFYLYMIIDLYSRKIITWQIHTREGSTLAGGLISEGCYLENITRDQLVLHSDNGAPMKGATMLATLQQLGVMPSFSRPGVSNDNAHSEALYKTLKYRPWYPQKPFKSLSDARTWVEGFVQWYNHEHRHSSLAYVTPNDRHTGRDKEILARRRVVYQRAKMKNPERWSGQIRKWSAPSEVTLNKKRTSNTEKIAA
- a CDS encoding thiamine pyrophosphate-dependent dehydrogenase E1 component subunit alpha, which gives rise to MNISRKKQQEMLWTMILSRKFSDSLVELCRIEGKIPGMMILSTGQEAVGSGVCAALEPSDVIITNHRSHNHLLAKGADPKGLMAEIFCKKTGCNKGKSGTLHLAVPEVNAPCTTTVVGATLPIAVGRAFAQQYQQEQAVTVCFFGDGAADEGSFHEALNLAALWQLPVIFVCENNLYAGAQRYEEHTRVKDMAERARAYDMPGIIVDGNDALAVYQATLEARQRALDGQGPTLMECKTYRCRGHGETDPQHYQPKDEIRAWQEKCPIPRLGDLLIKSGVITAAKLEEMESMAGNIVEEAVHFAEESPYPEPHEALEDVYV
- a CDS encoding Mth938-like domain-containing protein; translated protein: MIEKYSFGRMRIMGQNYTDDLKIIKGRVIPGWWRQNGHRVLVEDVQDILDAQPEYLVIGRGRPGLLRVDPGLRSELEEQGPQLIELSTARAVQEFNRLYAEGRNVAAGFHLSC
- a CDS encoding alpha-ketoacid dehydrogenase subunit beta; this encodes MQKLGMGQAVNQALKEEMHRDPNVFIAGEGVGVSIHVNPMFPTHGLLEEFGPGRVKDTPVSEAAIAGLAVGAAETGLRPVVEIMFNPFFTLASDMIVNHAAKLRYLSGGKSSFPLVVRIKSGAGFGAGCQHSHNLEAWAAHCPGLKVVMPATAADAKGLLKSAIRDDNPVIFIEHMGLYFAPMPVPEQDYLTPLGQADIKRPGQDLTVVTWSGMLGVAMGAAEKLSQEGIEMEIVDLRTLTPLDRKTILASVEKTGRLIVLHEATRTGGFAGEIAAVVMEEGFRYLKAPLRRVTGPDIPVPASPPLEKFYIPDQNDLIQAAREIL